One part of the Marichromatium purpuratum 984 genome encodes these proteins:
- a CDS encoding EAL domain-containing protein: MSSTVSFVASLTRKTLVVSIAAAVFSMVAVAVFDLHALRQETEALHAYHLNEVRARLRARVSEAVRFAHYQRQLLAVEAARGAEAVRLEREAQRRVLEWLEIRNQGGEAMLFAGRWDGISLLGPVRGRNVLTVTDVSGRPVVRELIATAQSGGGFVEYLMPSFPGWRTAPKLSYVESIAPWGWYVGAGCLLDRFEEVVAERRRAVGADLRAKLLTLAVGLGLILLVVLVLAWRVGRDARADVVAFVRFFARAGSDPELALEPVRMRFRESALIARAAARMLDRKRAAEAALRESEERFRTLVEVQQYAVMEIDLDGAIRYVNPAAARLLGYSRDALVGMHATELVVTEERTRLAEDLRRFARLQPPPTTYFNRNLTREGRVIDLQVEWNYRRDAQGRVIGFVSVAHDITDYHRSRTLLDGRNRVLELLARGRPQQEALEAIIDYIDRVSPRTLCAIYRYEPSTRTLHNAAARGLPEHFRRSAEGLVVGPGVGSCGHAVSQGRRVVVADLLSHPFWRSARDLVLSTELRACWSQPILAPDGMVLGTFAIYATEVSVPSDEDIELIESAADLAAIVMEHARVERATHLAEERARLLLDSSTEGVFGLDPEARATFVNPAAARLLGIPAEQLTGRAIHALIHHSHPDGSAISETDTPMLRAMREGRAYHVSDAVFWRGDGSHFPVEYWSTPILREGRIEGAVVTFHDISERKRVEAEIQHLAFHDGLTGLPNRMLFKEEVDRALALLRRSGERFALHMLDLDHFKDVNDSLGHPVGDELLCAVARRISEVVRASDVFARFGGDEFALLQVPIAHPGEAAALAEKVVACFTDTFALADCAISTNTSIGIAVADRHDLDVDDLIARADVALYKAKEAGRGTHAFFAEAMTEQLRHEIQLASELVSALEREELWLHYQPQVDLRSGALVGVEALVRWRHPERGLLHPGAFIEVAERRGMIRPISAWVLEAVCRQARAWRERGLVFGRVAVNLCAEQVGDDAFAEQILAVLERTGARPEELELEFTETVLIQADARTQADIIRLSEIGVRFAIDDFGTGFSSLQYLRNLRADKIKIDREFVKDVTHNTSDAEIVKATIALGAALGLETIAEGVETEAQAAFLRGHGCHQVQGFLYARPLEPEVLERDWLSRLVPTPRVADGV, translated from the coding sequence ATGTCCAGTACCGTTTCATTCGTCGCGAGCCTGACTCGCAAGACCCTCGTTGTCTCCATCGCTGCCGCCGTGTTCAGCATGGTCGCGGTGGCGGTGTTCGATCTCCACGCCCTGCGCCAGGAGACCGAGGCGCTGCATGCCTATCATCTGAACGAGGTCCGCGCTCGGTTGCGGGCGCGGGTGAGCGAGGCGGTGCGTTTCGCCCATTATCAGCGTCAACTGCTCGCGGTGGAGGCGGCGCGCGGCGCCGAGGCCGTGCGTCTGGAGCGCGAGGCGCAACGCCGGGTGCTGGAATGGCTGGAGATCCGCAACCAGGGCGGCGAGGCGATGTTGTTCGCCGGACGCTGGGACGGGATCTCACTGCTCGGCCCGGTGCGCGGGCGCAACGTACTCACAGTCACCGATGTCAGCGGACGCCCGGTGGTGCGCGAGCTGATCGCCACGGCCCAGTCCGGCGGCGGTTTCGTCGAGTACCTGATGCCGTCCTTCCCGGGCTGGCGCACCGCGCCCAAGTTGAGCTATGTCGAGTCGATCGCGCCCTGGGGCTGGTATGTCGGCGCCGGTTGTCTGCTCGATCGCTTCGAGGAGGTGGTCGCCGAGCGTCGTCGCGCCGTCGGCGCCGATCTGCGTGCCAAGCTGCTCACCCTGGCCGTCGGGCTGGGGCTGATCCTGCTCGTCGTGCTGGTGCTGGCATGGCGTGTCGGGCGCGACGCCCGCGCCGATGTCGTCGCCTTCGTGCGCTTCTTCGCCCGCGCCGGCAGCGACCCCGAGCTGGCGCTGGAGCCGGTGCGGATGCGTTTTCGTGAATCGGCGCTGATCGCCCGCGCCGCCGCGCGCATGCTCGATCGCAAGCGCGCCGCCGAGGCCGCGCTGCGCGAGAGCGAGGAACGATTCCGTACCCTGGTCGAGGTGCAGCAGTACGCGGTCATGGAGATCGATCTCGACGGCGCGATCCGCTACGTCAACCCCGCCGCCGCGCGGCTGCTCGGCTACAGCCGCGATGCGCTGGTGGGGATGCACGCCACCGAGCTGGTCGTCACCGAGGAGCGCACCAGGCTTGCCGAGGACCTGCGCCGCTTCGCCCGGTTGCAGCCGCCGCCGACGACCTATTTCAACCGCAACCTCACCCGCGAGGGTCGGGTCATCGATCTGCAGGTGGAGTGGAACTACCGGCGCGATGCACAGGGCCGGGTGATCGGCTTCGTCAGCGTCGCCCACGACATCACCGACTACCATCGCTCGCGGACCCTGCTCGACGGGCGCAACCGGGTGCTCGAGCTGCTCGCCCGTGGCCGCCCCCAGCAGGAGGCGCTGGAGGCGATCATCGACTATATCGATCGGGTCTCGCCACGGACCCTGTGTGCGATCTATCGCTATGAGCCATCGACCCGGACGCTTCACAATGCCGCCGCCCGCGGTCTGCCCGAGCACTTCCGGCGCTCTGCCGAGGGGCTGGTCGTCGGGCCGGGCGTGGGTTCCTGCGGCCATGCGGTGAGCCAGGGCAGGCGGGTCGTGGTCGCCGATCTGCTGTCGCACCCCTTCTGGCGCTCGGCGCGCGATCTGGTGCTGAGCACCGAGCTGCGTGCCTGCTGGTCGCAGCCGATCCTCGCCCCGGACGGGATGGTGCTCGGCACCTTCGCGATCTATGCCACCGAGGTCTCGGTGCCCAGCGACGAGGACATCGAACTGATCGAGTCGGCCGCCGACCTGGCGGCGATCGTGATGGAGCACGCCCGGGTCGAGCGCGCCACCCACCTGGCCGAGGAGCGCGCGCGGCTGCTGCTCGACTCGAGCACCGAGGGGGTGTTCGGACTCGACCCCGAGGCGCGCGCGACCTTCGTCAACCCGGCCGCCGCGCGGCTGCTCGGCATCCCGGCCGAGCAGCTCACCGGGCGCGCCATCCACGCCCTGATCCATCACTCGCACCCCGACGGCAGTGCGATCAGCGAGACCGACACCCCGATGCTGCGGGCGATGCGCGAGGGCCGCGCCTATCACGTCAGCGACGCGGTGTTCTGGCGCGGCGACGGCAGTCACTTCCCGGTCGAGTACTGGTCGACCCCGATCCTGCGCGAGGGGCGGATCGAGGGCGCGGTGGTGACCTTCCACGACATCAGCGAGCGCAAGCGCGTCGAGGCCGAGATCCAGCACCTAGCCTTCCACGACGGGCTCACCGGGCTGCCCAACCGGATGCTGTTCAAGGAGGAGGTGGACCGGGCGCTGGCGCTGCTCAGGCGCTCGGGCGAGCGTTTCGCGCTGCACATGCTCGATCTCGATCACTTCAAGGACGTCAACGACAGCCTCGGCCACCCGGTCGGCGACGAGCTGCTGTGCGCGGTGGCGCGGCGCATCAGCGAGGTGGTCCGCGCCAGCGACGTCTTCGCCCGCTTCGGCGGCGACGAGTTCGCGCTGCTGCAGGTGCCGATCGCGCATCCTGGCGAGGCCGCGGCGCTGGCCGAGAAGGTGGTGGCCTGCTTCACCGATACCTTCGCCTTGGCCGACTGCGCGATCAGCACCAACACCAGCATCGGCATCGCCGTGGCCGACCGCCACGACCTCGACGTCGACGACCTGATCGCGCGCGCCGACGTCGCCCTCTACAAGGCCAAGGAGGCGGGGCGGGGCACCCATGCCTTCTTCGCAGAAGCGATGACCGAGCAGCTGCGCCACGAGATCCAGCTCGCCTCGGAGCTGGTCAGCGCGCTCGAGCGCGAGGAGCTGTGGCTGCACTACCAGCCGCAGGTCGATCTGCGCAGCGGCGCGCTGGTCGGGGTTGAGGCACTGGTGCGCTGGCGCCATCCCGAGCGTGGCCTGCTCCACCCCGGCGCCTTCATCGAGGTCGCCGAGCGGCGCGGCATGATCCGCCCGATCTCGGCCTGGGTGCTGGAGGCGGTGTGTCGACAGGCGCGCGCGTGGCGCGAGCGCGGGCTGGTCTTCGGGCGGGTGGCGGTCAATCTGTGCGCCGAGCAGGTCGGTGACGACGCCTTCGCCGAGCAGATCCTGGCGGTGCTCGAGCGCACCGGGGCGCGGCCCGAGGAGCTGGAGCTGGAGTTCACCGAGACGGTGCTGATCCAGGCCGATGCTCGCACCCAGGCCGACATCATCCGTCTCTCCGAGATTGGCGTGCGCTTCGCCATCGACGACTTCGGCACCGGGTTCTCGTCGTTGCAGTATCTGCGCAACCTGCGCGCCGACAAGATCAAGATCGACCGCGAGTTCGTCAAGGACGTCACCCACAACACCAGCGATGCCGAGATCGTCAAGGCGACCATCGCCCTGGGTGCCGCGCTCGGCCTCGAGACCATCGCCGAGGGCGTCGAGACCGAAGCACAGGCGGCCTTCCTGCGCGGTCACGGCTGTCACCAGGTGCAGGGCTTTCTCTACGCCCGCCCGCTCGAGCCCGAGGTGCTCGAGCGCGACTGGCTCAGTCGCCTCGTGCCGACGCCTCGTGTTGCAGACGGCGTCTGA
- a CDS encoding efflux RND transporter periplasmic adaptor subunit, producing the protein MPVPHRAPPPRPLPLLLTLLCVAPLLAAAPPTGVIVATAAQTELAERVEALGTLRANESVMITSTVTETIAALHFDDGQRVERGALLVELTSAEEQALLEEAQARRAEAERQYRRVNALVAQDSAAESLLDERQRDLETSRAVLVALESRLADRVIRAPFAGVLGLRQVSPGALVEPGDPITTLDDDAEMKLDFTVPSRYLAGLTPGLRVEARTRAHGERVFVGEVRGVDSRVDPVTRAVLVRAILPNPERRLRPGLLMRLELLFDPHTAVVVPEAALQQRGQRHFVLVVVEDAANDRLIAERREVDIGIRRPGAVEIRDGLAVGERVITDGHQRVRPGAEVRVLAVDTGDAPLQRLLEESET; encoded by the coding sequence ATGCCCGTACCGCATCGTGCCCCCCCGCCCCGTCCACTGCCGCTGCTGCTGACGCTGCTGTGCGTCGCGCCGCTCCTCGCCGCGGCGCCACCGACCGGGGTGATCGTGGCCACCGCCGCGCAGACCGAACTGGCCGAGCGCGTCGAGGCGCTCGGCACGCTGCGCGCCAACGAGTCGGTGATGATCACCTCCACGGTCACCGAGACCATCGCCGCGCTGCACTTCGACGACGGCCAGCGCGTCGAGCGCGGCGCGCTGCTGGTGGAGCTGACCAGCGCCGAGGAACAGGCGCTGCTCGAGGAGGCGCAGGCGCGCCGCGCCGAGGCCGAGCGCCAGTACCGCCGGGTGAACGCGCTGGTCGCCCAGGACTCAGCCGCCGAGTCGCTGCTCGACGAGCGCCAGCGCGACCTCGAGACCAGCCGCGCGGTGCTGGTGGCGCTCGAGTCGCGGCTGGCCGATCGCGTCATCCGCGCCCCCTTCGCCGGGGTGCTGGGGCTGCGCCAGGTCAGTCCCGGCGCCCTGGTCGAGCCCGGCGACCCGATCACCACCCTCGACGACGACGCCGAGATGAAGCTCGACTTCACCGTGCCCAGCCGCTATCTCGCCGGGCTCACCCCGGGGCTGCGGGTGGAGGCGCGCACCCGCGCCCATGGCGAGCGGGTGTTCGTCGGCGAGGTGCGCGGCGTCGACAGCCGGGTCGACCCGGTGACCCGCGCGGTGCTGGTGCGCGCCATCCTGCCCAACCCCGAGCGGCGGTTGCGCCCGGGGCTGCTGATGCGTCTGGAGCTGCTGTTTGATCCGCACACGGCGGTGGTGGTGCCGGAGGCGGCGCTGCAGCAGCGCGGTCAGCGTCACTTCGTGCTGGTGGTGGTTGAAGACGCCGCCAACGACCGGCTGATCGCCGAGCGGCGCGAGGTCGACATCGGCATCCGCCGTCCCGGCGCAGTCGAGATCCGCGACGGGCTGGCCGTCGGCGAGCGGGTGATCACCGATGGCCACCAGCGGGTGCGGCCCGGCGCCGAGGTGCGGGTGCTCGCCGTCGATACGGGCGATGCGCCGCTGCAGAGGCTGCTCGAGGAGTCGGAGACGTGA
- the pgl gene encoding 6-phosphogluconolactonase, with protein sequence MSVTGVGFQLHETPETLAEVVAARVLETARRAIAARGRFVLVAAGGRTPLQVYARLARARSDWSRWLVLHGDERCLPAADPERNSHAIAAAWLDPVALPPSNHLPIPAELGAEPAARRYAELIAPLLPFDLVLLGMGEDGHTASLFPGHAMPEGEALTMAVYHAPKPPADRVSLTPGALAAGREALVLVSGAGKRKALARWRAGASLPVARVAEAAGAEVLVDAAAWG encoded by the coding sequence ATGTCTGTCACCGGTGTCGGATTCCAGCTGCACGAGACGCCAGAGACGTTGGCCGAGGTCGTCGCCGCGCGCGTTCTGGAGACGGCGCGGCGGGCGATCGCCGCGCGCGGACGCTTCGTGTTGGTGGCCGCCGGTGGGCGGACCCCGTTGCAGGTCTATGCGCGGCTGGCGCGCGCGCGCAGCGATTGGTCGCGCTGGCTGGTGTTGCACGGCGACGAGCGCTGTCTCCCCGCCGCCGATCCGGAGCGCAACAGCCATGCGATCGCCGCCGCCTGGCTCGACCCGGTCGCTCTGCCGCCGAGCAACCACTTGCCGATCCCCGCCGAACTCGGTGCCGAGCCGGCGGCGCGTCGTTACGCCGAGCTGATCGCACCCTTGCTGCCGTTCGATCTGGTGTTGCTGGGCATGGGCGAGGACGGTCACACCGCGAGCCTGTTCCCCGGACACGCCATGCCCGAGGGCGAGGCGTTGACGATGGCGGTCTATCACGCCCCCAAACCGCCTGCCGACCGAGTCAGTCTGACCCCGGGCGCGCTGGCCGCCGGGCGCGAGGCGCTGGTGCTGGTCAGCGGTGCAGGCAAGCGCAAGGCGCTGGCGCGCTGGCGCGCCGGGGCGAGCCTGCCGGTGGCGCGGGTGGCCGAGGCCGCCGGGGCCGAGGTGCTGGTCGATGCGGCGGCCTGGGGATGA
- a CDS encoding (2Fe-2S)-binding protein — MITLTLNGEPVRLDLDPDMPLLWALRDHLGLTGTRFGCGEGECGACTVHLDGEPVRSCGVTLGEVAGREVTTIEGLSPDGRHPLQLAWIVEEVPQCGYCQSGQLMSAAALLATHPQPSPEQIDAAMSGVLCRCGSYARIRRAIQRAANPEVHNG, encoded by the coding sequence ATGATCACCCTGACCCTCAACGGCGAGCCGGTGCGGCTCGATCTCGACCCCGACATGCCCCTGCTGTGGGCGCTGCGCGATCATCTCGGGCTGACCGGCACCCGCTTCGGCTGCGGCGAGGGCGAGTGCGGCGCCTGCACCGTGCACCTCGACGGCGAGCCGGTACGCTCCTGCGGTGTGACCCTGGGCGAGGTTGCGGGGCGCGAGGTGACCACCATCGAGGGGCTCTCGCCCGACGGTCGTCACCCGTTGCAACTGGCCTGGATCGTTGAGGAGGTGCCGCAGTGCGGCTACTGCCAGTCCGGCCAGCTGATGAGCGCCGCGGCGCTGCTCGCCACCCACCCGCAGCCGAGCCCCGAGCAGATCGACGCGGCCATGTCCGGGGTGTTGTGCCGCTGCGGCAGCTATGCGCGTATCCGCCGCGCCATCCAGCGCGCGGCCAACCCCGAGGTGCACAATGGTTGA
- a CDS encoding efflux RND transporter permease subunit, with protein sequence MILSDLAVTRPVLATVFALLLVVFGLVSFDRLALREYPDIDPPVVSIETGYPGAAANVVETRITRLIEDRIAGVEGIRTLESSSEDGRSTITVEFTTDRDIDGAANDIRDRVSGVLDQLPDEAEPPEIQKVDSNEDVIMWLNLTAEGLSVPALTDYARRYLVDRLSVLDGVARVRVGGAQVYAMRIWLDRNALAARGLTVADVEQALRAENLELPAGSIESRDRQFSVRLSRAFATAEDFARLVVTRGDDGHLVRLGDIARIERGTEEDRTLFRGNGVAMVGLGIIKQSTANTLAVAERAKAEMRRLNTSLPEGMVIRQSYDSSVFVAEAIAEVYKTLAIAIALVVLVIYLFLGSVRAMLVPAVTVPVSLIATFTVLLALGFSVNILTLLALVLAIGLVVDDAIVVLENIHRRIEEYGESPLVAAYRGTRQVGFAVIATTLVLISVFVPIAFLEGDLGRLFGEFALTMAAAVAFSSLVALTLSASLAAQILPASHQPGALARAVDRGFVWLRRGYARLLGVLLARAWVVGLAFALTLGAAAWLLDQLPQEYTPKEDRGAFFVLVNGPEGASFSYMEEYMDEIERRLLPYAESGEAIRVLVRAPRAFGTLERYNSGIVIMVLAGFDARRSGWAIMDEVRARLADLPGVRAFPVMRQGFGARIQKPVQFVIGGGTYDELAAWRDALVESIETDNPGLVGLDWDYKETKPQLRVAIDYDRAADLGVRIETIGRTLETMLGSRQVTTYLDDGEEYDVILEGERDSQRTPGSLENLYVRSAHGDTLIPLSNLVQVSEQADSQQLNRYNRMRAITLSANLAPGVSLGAALDALDARAAALLPEHARIDYRGESRDLRSGAAGMALVFGLGVLVVFLVLAAQFESWIHPLVIMLTVPLAMAGALGGLWLSGQTLNIYSQIGLIMLVGLAAKNGILIVEFANQLRDQGHAFRDALTEAADVRLRPIVMTGITTAAGAVPLLLSSGAGAETRVVIGTVILAGVIAATLFTLFVVPVAYDLLARRTGSPAALRRRLQHEASARGD encoded by the coding sequence GTGATCCTCTCCGATCTCGCCGTCACCCGCCCGGTACTGGCCACGGTCTTCGCGCTGCTGCTGGTGGTCTTCGGGCTGGTCTCCTTCGACCGTCTGGCGCTACGTGAATACCCCGACATCGATCCGCCGGTGGTCTCCATCGAGACCGGCTATCCGGGGGCCGCGGCCAACGTCGTCGAGACCCGCATCACCCGGCTGATCGAGGATCGTATCGCCGGGGTCGAGGGCATCCGCACCCTGGAGTCGAGCAGCGAGGACGGGCGCTCGACCATCACCGTCGAGTTCACCACCGATCGCGACATCGACGGCGCGGCCAACGACATCCGCGACCGCGTCTCCGGCGTGCTCGACCAGCTCCCCGACGAGGCCGAGCCGCCCGAGATCCAGAAGGTCGACAGCAACGAAGACGTGATCATGTGGCTCAACCTCACCGCCGAGGGGTTGAGCGTGCCGGCGCTCACCGACTATGCCCGGCGCTATCTGGTCGATCGGCTCTCGGTGCTCGACGGGGTGGCGCGGGTGCGCGTCGGCGGCGCCCAGGTCTATGCCATGCGCATCTGGCTCGACCGCAACGCCCTGGCCGCGCGCGGGCTCACCGTGGCCGATGTCGAGCAGGCGCTGCGCGCCGAGAACCTGGAGCTGCCCGCCGGCAGCATCGAGTCGCGCGACCGTCAGTTCAGCGTGCGCCTGAGCCGCGCCTTCGCCACCGCCGAGGACTTCGCCCGGCTGGTGGTGACGCGCGGCGACGACGGTCATCTGGTGCGCCTCGGCGACATCGCCCGAATCGAGCGCGGCACCGAGGAGGACCGCACGCTGTTTCGCGGCAACGGCGTGGCCATGGTCGGGCTCGGCATCATCAAGCAGTCGACGGCCAACACCCTCGCCGTGGCCGAGCGCGCCAAGGCCGAGATGCGCCGGCTCAACACCAGCCTGCCCGAGGGCATGGTGATCCGTCAGAGCTACGACTCCTCGGTGTTCGTCGCCGAGGCCATCGCCGAGGTCTACAAGACGCTGGCGATCGCCATCGCGCTGGTGGTGCTGGTGATCTATCTGTTTCTCGGCAGCGTGCGCGCGATGCTGGTGCCGGCGGTAACGGTGCCGGTGTCGCTGATCGCCACCTTCACCGTGCTGCTCGCGCTCGGCTTCTCGGTCAACATCCTCACCCTGCTGGCGCTGGTGCTGGCCATCGGGCTGGTGGTCGACGACGCCATCGTGGTGCTCGAGAACATCCACCGCCGTATCGAGGAGTATGGCGAGAGCCCGCTGGTGGCGGCCTATCGCGGCACCCGTCAGGTCGGCTTCGCGGTGATCGCCACCACCCTGGTGCTGATCTCGGTGTTCGTACCCATCGCCTTTCTCGAGGGCGATCTGGGGCGGCTGTTCGGCGAGTTCGCGCTGACCATGGCCGCGGCGGTGGCCTTCTCCTCGCTGGTCGCGCTCACCCTCTCGGCGAGCCTGGCCGCGCAGATCCTGCCCGCGAGCCACCAGCCCGGCGCACTGGCCCGCGCCGTCGACCGCGGCTTCGTCTGGCTGCGCCGCGGCTACGCGCGGCTGCTCGGGGTGCTGCTCGCGCGCGCCTGGGTGGTCGGACTGGCCTTCGCGCTGACCCTCGGCGCCGCCGCCTGGCTACTCGATCAGCTGCCCCAGGAGTACACCCCGAAGGAGGATCGCGGCGCCTTCTTCGTGCTGGTCAATGGTCCCGAGGGCGCCTCCTTCTCCTACATGGAGGAGTACATGGACGAGATCGAACGCCGATTGCTGCCCTATGCCGAGTCGGGCGAGGCGATCCGCGTGCTGGTGCGCGCGCCGCGCGCCTTCGGCACCCTTGAGCGCTACAACTCAGGGATCGTGATCATGGTGCTCGCCGGCTTCGATGCGCGCCGCTCGGGCTGGGCGATCATGGACGAGGTGCGTGCGCGGCTTGCCGACCTGCCCGGGGTGCGCGCCTTCCCGGTGATGCGCCAGGGCTTCGGCGCACGCATCCAGAAGCCGGTGCAGTTCGTCATCGGCGGCGGCACCTACGACGAGCTGGCCGCGTGGCGCGACGCCCTGGTCGAGTCGATCGAGACCGACAACCCCGGCCTGGTCGGGCTCGACTGGGACTACAAGGAGACCAAGCCGCAGCTGCGCGTGGCGATCGACTACGACCGCGCCGCCGACCTCGGGGTGCGTATCGAGACCATCGGGCGCACCCTCGAGACCATGCTCGGCTCGCGTCAGGTCACCACCTATCTCGACGATGGCGAGGAGTACGACGTCATCCTCGAGGGCGAGCGCGACAGCCAGCGCACCCCCGGCAGTCTGGAGAACCTCTATGTGCGCTCGGCTCACGGCGACACCCTGATCCCGCTCTCCAACCTGGTCCAGGTCAGCGAGCAGGCCGACTCCCAGCAGCTCAACCGCTACAACCGCATGCGCGCCATCACCCTCTCGGCCAACCTCGCCCCGGGGGTCTCGCTCGGCGCGGCGCTCGACGCGCTCGATGCCCGCGCCGCAGCGCTGCTGCCCGAACACGCGCGCATCGACTACCGCGGCGAGAGCCGCGACCTGCGCAGCGGCGCGGCGGGCATGGCGCTGGTGTTCGGGCTCGGGGTGCTGGTGGTCTTCCTGGTGCTGGCGGCACAGTTCGAGAGCTGGATCCACCCGCTGGTGATCATGCTCACCGTGCCGCTGGCGATGGCCGGGGCGCTCGGCGGGCTGTGGCTGAGCGGGCAGACGCTCAACATCTACAGCCAGATCGGGCTAATCATGCTGGTCGGGCTGGCGGCCAAGAACGGCATCCTCATCGTCGAGTTCGCCAACCAGCTGCGCGATCAGGGCCATGCGTTCCGCGACGCGCTCACCGAGGCGGCCGACGTGCGCCTGCGCCCGATCGTGATGACCGGCATCACCACCGCCGCCGGCGCCGTGCCGCTGCTGCTCTCGAGCGGCGCCGGGGCCGAGACCCGGGTGGTGATCGGCACGGTGATCCTCGCCGGGGTGATCGCCGCGACCCTGTTCACCCTGTTCGTGGTGCCGGTGGCCTACGACCTGCTCGCCCGGCGCACCGGCTCACCGGCGGCGCTCAGACGCCGTCTGCAACACGAGGCGTCGGCACGAGGCGACTGA